aatttattttgaaaaatcgtttattttggacataaattgttacaaaaataggtctaagcattcataatttatgctaatttgatactttggcttAACTATTTTTCACACTTGTGAATATTTCTCACGCATGTccacaattttaaatctatgtttttaactCTGTTGTAACTAaattatcttggcatgtactttgctatttgatatctaaaaatctttactcattacagaatgctCAACCATTCAACTTTCAACTAATTTGTATGCAATTATGTAAATGTCTCAATTGTTTTGTTAAAgctcacaacaaacaattaaaccaatattgtcttaattttatcttttttttttttacccaaaaaaaaaagttataaaaaatggTTGGAGTTTGGGTTGGGTCGGTTCGCAagttgggtcgggttgacctGCAAAAAACATGGGTCGGGTCATAGGTCAACTCATTTTGTTTCGAGTCAAAAGAATCGGGTTCAGGTCGTGTATTTTTCAGGTTGGGTCAGGTCGGGTCAGAAAATTCTGATCTATTTTGCCATATCTAACTACATTAGTAACCCAAGAACTTTTGAAATCCCCCAAAGCGAATTGCCTCCATGACTCCTTGTCCACATATACTAGAACCTCCAGCACTCCAAGTAATCTTCTTGAAGATTTGTTGCAGTGAACTTATTAATGCAAATATCCCTATGATTTCAACAACCAGTTTAGAGCACAAGGTGTATAAGAACATACAatggtttttcttgtttttgctaTGGGCACAAAGATGACATTTCTCAGTTTAGGCTTAGGAAGATAGGAACAGAAATAGATTTGTTTAGTTTTGGTATAGCCGTCTTTCTTGCCTCTAAGATTTGTGCAATAATTGGTTTCACATTGGTGCATAGAGTAGggtaaatttgaaaaaaaaaaaaaaaaactcttcttttATTGTTGCAAATTAGGAATGCAACTTGTGGCAATTTCGTTGGAGTAAAATTGTTTGATATCTTGAGCGAGGTTCTCAAAGTCAGCACAATTGTgccaatttcaaaaaatatatttttcattttataaaaatccaaattaagtTAAAGCGATGCCCCATTTGAAGCCCTAGTTGTTTGATTTCCAATGAAATACATTTCAATCTAAAATACATAATGGTGCAAAAAGATATATGTAAAGGATCAACTATTCATCTTTGAATAAATCAAAATTATGCCGTCTTTAAGTAGTCTAACAGAGGCTTAACCCTAACACAATTCTATTGATACAACCCAAATTTTATATGTCTTGCACAAAGATTTGCCAACACATCTATATATGAACCTTCTACTCTTCTTTTatcatatatctatatatgaaccttaacaaaataaattaaacatacTTGACCAACAcaccaaaaaatttcaataattgaTGGCAACTACTTTTAAAAGAAATCATAATGTATAAGAAATTGCCTTTTACATAGGTCGGAAGTATATGAGTGTTGAACAAGTAATATGAATATAGTATAAATAGTACATTGGGTCTAAGCCCATTAAGCTTATATTCTAACACCTGCCATTTGTTATTCCTCTTGTGGTCTTGTTCGTGACTTTTGAAAACTCCTAGCGAGGTGAAAATGCTCTATCAAAAGCCAGACGTGAGTAAGAAACTCCCCACCTTTTCTAAGTAGTTGAGCATGATTATTTCCTTGACAAAGAGTTGCAACATAAGCTAGATTCTCCACCCAAAACTTACTCAATATCTCCCACTTTCCATCCATTTGACTTAATTTGTTTGCTAGTAAAACTGCTAAAGGTAACAGAGAGTCTTTCAACAAATACCCGTCTACCTCATTGCTTGAAGCTACATATTCTGAGATCAGCCTTGCACAAGAATTGGCTTTAGGCAACCTAGGGAGCTTTTTCTCTAGAAAAAAATCCTCAACGGATGAGCAAGTGTTTTCAAAACTGAGTATGGCATTTCTTGTTGATAATACAAAAGGACACATCACAAGAATATACATCATATAATCTGATATATCCTTGCTCACTTCCAGTAAATTATTTGTAGATTCATACGCACTATTATCTGTGTAAAAGCAGAGATCTGTGGCAATGTGCCAGATGATAATCCTTTGGTAAATTTCTACATTTAAACTTCCATAAGAGATGTAGTTGTCGTAGTCTTCTGAAAACCCTTCGCTGTTTGAACTTAATTTTTGCCGGAACGTGTTGTACACCAAGTCTTTTAACTGTGGAGAGACCTGCTTAAGGTTACTATACAAGAGGATCTCTAGTTCTCCATCTAGTTTTGACAATATTTGATTGAAGACCCATTCTCTCGAGTTGGCAAAAAGTTTTGGGGTTCCTTGGCCAACCTGATCAGACTTATCTTTGAGGCACAAGTTAAGCAAATTAAGTTGAGCTATTGAATTAGACCACCTTTGTTTGCTAGTTAGTTTTGCACAACGGTTTCTTATGGGAGCAAATAGTGTCTGAAGGTGTTTCACTAACCCGTCATGATCAGGCCAAGGCCAATCGGAGGCACTCAGTAAAATGACACCATATATCTCTACAAGAATAGCTCCAACCAATAATAGGTAAGTAATAATCAAATCCATTTGTAGGTGCTTGTGCCTTTCTTTTAAAGAGAAAAGCACAAATACAAGAAGGATGGAAGTAAAAGAGGAGAAACGGAAGATGAAACCCCAAGATGTGAAAAACAAAGGAGCCTTGGTGTAGTAAACATCATAAGCATATCCAAGCTCAACCTCAATCACCTTCCAGGTGGTTTGAGAATCAACAAAAATGGTGTCATTGTCAAAAAGCATACGATAAAACATGATGACCCTCTGATTTAGAAAGAGACACCTAAAATCTTTAAACAGCTGAAATGCATCATCTTGTATCCGTTCTCTAATATGGTTAATATCATCACCAAAAACTAGAGAACGTTTCATATACTCAAAACCGAATGCAAGGTAAGTTTCTGAAGGTATCTCTAACAGTTGGTCATGATTTTCATGTGAATCATGTCGCTCTGGCCTTGAAGGGCACAGATCATAATTTGTTGATCGCATAGCCCATGTCCTTTCAGCAGACTTGATAAACCCAACAAGAAGCATTGGAATACTGAGAAACGATAGCCCATTGGCCTTCCAAGACAAGAGAAAGATGTAGAGTGCCACTGAAAATTGAACAAGTAGTCCAAGCAAATGCCTTGACCATAATTCACTGTCTTGTACTGCGTAAGCTGTAATTGTGTCTTGGCTGCCAAGGTGCAACAACAGAAACGGTGCCCAGAATGCCGTGAGCTCATTTTGTAATTGGGAGCCTTTGCAATCAAAGGGACATCCTTGATTATTGGATAGGACACCTAGTGCAACAGTTGCCACTGAATCAGCAATAAGGTACGAAAGCCAGAGAATAATCTTGAACCGAATTTTATCACTATATCTTCTACGACTACCAAAGTGAAGAAGACATAGTTGCAAGGTGAGACTAACAAGAAGCAACACTCGTAGCTCCCAATTATTCCATAATTTCTGCACAGGCTCTGGAAATACTTGAATAAGCCTTCGCGTCTCCAGGAAAGCCCAACTGTTAAAAACTTAACCAGGATTTAAACGAAaactaattattatatattagcAAGAGTAGCATACACATCATCAAGGTAAtcaaatatggaaaatatttttaaaaaaaattactgaaaaaaGATTTTCTAATACGAGCATATATAATTATGCTGCATTATAGATTTAAACTTTCTTCCACTTAAATTATATCTTGTGGCAGGTGCTTGAAGAACCATAAATACTTCGAAGAATAGTTGTAAGTGTTCTAAGAACACAAAATGGAAATATATCTAGTATTATTTCTATCTATCTATTCAGTTTATTTCATCAATATGTATTTAATATCTAGgtaattttttgtgttcttagatTTGTGCTTGCTTACAGTCTAATTGGCTGCATATTTATTTGAGCTTACTGAACTAAGTGTATTGTCTTTGCTAGTCTGAATAAAATTTTCACTcatgttcatcaaaaaataaatttattcttCATTTAACTGTGTTCGTTATATATAGCTATGAATTTATACAAGCATGTCCATATACTTAAATATAGTATAATATGTGTAATTGTTTGTTAACATACCCGTTAGCAGCATCCTTCGTTCAGCCTCTGAGTTTTCTTGGTGCAAGTCTACCTTTCTTGGATAAGAGTTTTCATGTCCATATACTTAAATATAGTATAATATGTGTAATTGTTTGTTAACATACCCGTTAGCAGCATCCTTCGTTCAGCCTCTGAGTTTTCTTGGTGCAAGTCTACCTTTCTTGGATAAGAGTTTTGTGGATGAGGGTGAAGTATGAATCATATGCATTGCTTAATGATTTAAGGTgtgtttggataaaacttattactgaaaactgaaaatattataataaaataaattttaaatgtgtaaatagtattatgagacccatttttaataaaaaaaattgctgaaaatgaagtttgtgggcctgtgaacagtgcacgaatgcactgttcacgaaaGAAAATGGCTGAAAAGTCAGAAATATACTGCTGCTGTTCATTAACAGTAACCGTTTGTCCCTTGAAACGCGTgctgcagcaaaaaaaaaaaaaaaagaaagaaagaggtgAAACGCAGGAACGCAGACGCAGTAAACGCAGCGtgtatccaaacacattcttagTCAACTTGCGGTCTGGAAGCCCTCCTTTTTTCTATTCGGTGGATTGTTGTCATTGTGTGTCCTTATGGGTATCCTATGTAACTTTTTTGTACACTACTTATTAAAAGATatcatttttggtaatttttatattaaatatgtgataaaaaaaataaaataaaataaactagaagttaatttagtttcaaaaaatgtagaaacaaaaagctaaaagctagaaattttttgacaaacaCACGCCAGTGCAATCCATGCAATTACCTTTTAAGAGCTGAGATTGAAAGTCAAAAACTTTTACTTTAAATCTCAGCTTCTGAATTAGAAAAATTTTTAAAGATGTAATTACATTGTGTATAGCCACCAACTCCAACTTCTCCCCTTAGGCTCCTTCTCTAAATCGAGATCGGATGCAGTAGTTAGAGCTATTGTCAAGGTAGTCCTAGGCCTCGAACCTAAGGCGGCCACTTCAAAAAgaccctatttttttttttttcttaaaaaggcCTCAGGCCCTGTtataaaaaatggttaaaattgtatGATAATGATtggtgttttaaaaattaaaaataataataaaataaaaaaggttgcACACTGTATCTATCATCTCTAACAACATTAGACCTTGAAAccctaaactttttgaaaaaataaaaatatcttaatgTGCTAGACCATCAATGATGATTCATTCCCTAAATCAATATCCTACTCCTACACAATAGATTGTAAACATTAGCCACctaattttcctctctttttttttttttttttttaatgaaactaaTTTTCCACATATATATCTACACGCCAAACATACTCATATGTCTATTACctccaaaatataaaatgagAATACTTAACCATATATCGTCTTATATCCAAGAGAAAGCATCCGTCCTGTAAAAGTATGACATTCATTCTGGAGGCTCCAGCTAGACCGCTAGTGTCACGCATTTATTGGATTTCATTGCCGTGGAAACCTTAATTATAGACGGCAATAGCAAGCTAGTAAATGTCACCCTACTAATCAAAGTAGCGTAAACCTTGTAATCCTGGGATAAATCTTAGACGTTGGTGTTGGGGAAAAATCCTAACTCCCCTCAATATTTCTGTGcgaattaaattaaatgactACCATGTAATAGCAATattatggaaacaaaattttcatcaagCACCAATAAAAACACAACCACACATAAACACCAAATCTTACGTGAAAAACCCTCCGGTGTAAACGAGAAAACAACATGGTAGCTccgaaaaatatttattaatatgaaAATGGAGATTACAACTAGTTTATGCTAAACTTTTGTCCATAATAAATTGGATATACTACAAATAAATCTCAAGCAGTAAATACAATCTCACCACAAAACCAGTAGCAAAATCTTTCCTTTGAACGCTTCAGCTCTAAGAGAACTTCACCGATTTATCTTTCTTGTGTGTAACTTGAGCAattctttttcactctctcacactctcactgTGCATCTCTTTCAATTTCGGACTGCGCCTCTCAAGCTTTCTAGCTTTCTCCGTGATTCTCTCTTCAGTTTTTGTAACTGAACTCACTGAAGCTCTCTCTATTTGCTTCAGCTCTCTCTTGGCCTAAtggccttttcttttctttttcttcttttctcctcaGCGTGTCCAACACGCTTTGCTCAGCTCTACATTAAACTAAAAGCTGATTTTGCGTGGCTTGAGAAAACAAGAGCTCATAAATGAGCTTTGACAAGAGTGGCAAAAGTGGCTGGACCCACTGGGTTGGAAATGAAAAGAACAAATTGCAGTCGCATTGAACTTATAGGCTATGTTTTAGATAGAATTTatggttaaaaattaaaaattaaaaattaaaattattttaataaaataatttttaaatatataaatagtattgtaagactcatttttaattataaaa
The sequence above is drawn from the Castanea sativa cultivar Marrone di Chiusa Pesio chromosome 5, ASM4071231v1 genome and encodes:
- the LOC142635835 gene encoding uncharacterized protein LOC142635835; translation: MLLVGFIKSAERTWAMRSTNYDLCPSRPERHDSHENHDQLLEIPSETYLAFGFEYMKRSLVFGDDINHIRERIQDDAFQLFKDFRCLFLNQRVIMFYRMLFDNDTIFVDSQTTWKVIEVELGYAYDVYYTKAPLFFTSWGFIFRFSSFTSILLVFVLFSLKERHKHLQMDLIITYLLLVGAILVEIYGVILLSASDWPWPDHDGLVKHLQTLFAPIRNRCAKLTSKQRWSNSIAQLNLLNLCLKDKSDQVGQGTPKLFANSREWVFNQILSKLDGELEILLYSNLKQVSPQLKDLVYNTFRQKLSSNSEGFSEDYDNYISYGSLNVEIYQRIIIWHIATDLCFYTDNSAYESTNNLLEVSKDISDYMMYILVMCPFVLSTRNAILSFENTCSSVEDFFLEKKLPRLPKANSCARLISEYVASSNEVDGYLLKDSLLPLAVLLANKLSQMDGKWEILSKFWVENLAYVATLCQGNNHAQLLRKGGEFLTHVWLLIEHFHLARSFQKSRTRPQEE